In one Bacteroidales bacterium WCE2004 genomic region, the following are encoded:
- a CDS encoding fumarase, class I, homodimeric, with protein MPDFKYAPMFQLGEDQTEYYKVPGSEQYVSTADFEGHKILKIKKEGLTVMANQAFRDVSFLLRRSHNEQVAKILRDPEASENDKYVALTFLRNAEVAAKGKLPLCQDTGTAIIHGEKGQQVWTGFCDEEALSLGVFKTYTEENLRYSQNAPLDMYKEVNTKCNLPAQIDIEAAEGAEYRFLCVTKGGGSANKTYLYQETKARIQNPGTLVPFLVEKMRSLGTAACPPYHIAIVVGGTSAEKNLLTVKLASTHYYDGLPTTGDETGRAFRDVELEKQLLEETRKIGLGAQFGGKYMAHDVRVVRLPRHGASCPIGLGVSCSADRNIKAKINADGIWIEKMDDKPYELIPEELRKAGEGEVVRINLDQPMKDILAELTKYPVSTRLSLNGTIIVGRDIAHAKIKARLDAGEEMPQYLKDHPIYYAGPAKTPAGMACGSMGPTTAGRMDPYVDEFQDHGGSMIMLAKGNRSQAVTDACKKHGGFYLGSIGGPAAILAQNNIKSIECVEYPELGMEAIWKIKVEDFPAFILVDDKGNDFFRQLGL; from the coding sequence ATGCCTGATTTCAAATACGCACCGATGTTCCAGCTGGGCGAAGACCAGACTGAATACTACAAGGTCCCCGGCTCCGAGCAATATGTCTCCACGGCCGACTTCGAGGGCCACAAGATCCTCAAGATCAAGAAAGAAGGCCTCACCGTGATGGCCAACCAGGCCTTCCGCGACGTGAGCTTCCTGCTGCGCCGCTCGCACAACGAGCAGGTCGCCAAGATCCTCCGCGATCCCGAGGCTTCCGAGAACGACAAGTATGTGGCGCTGACCTTCCTGCGCAACGCGGAGGTCGCCGCCAAGGGCAAGCTCCCGCTCTGCCAGGACACCGGCACCGCCATCATCCACGGCGAGAAGGGCCAGCAGGTCTGGACCGGCTTCTGCGACGAGGAAGCCTTGAGCCTCGGCGTCTTCAAGACCTACACGGAGGAGAACCTCCGCTACAGCCAGAACGCCCCGCTGGACATGTACAAAGAAGTCAACACCAAGTGCAACCTCCCGGCCCAGATCGACATCGAGGCCGCCGAGGGCGCCGAATACCGCTTCCTGTGCGTGACCAAGGGCGGCGGCTCCGCCAACAAGACCTACCTCTACCAGGAGACCAAGGCCCGCATCCAGAATCCGGGCACGCTGGTGCCCTTCCTCGTAGAGAAGATGCGCTCGCTGGGCACGGCGGCCTGCCCGCCCTACCACATCGCCATCGTCGTGGGCGGCACCTCCGCCGAGAAGAACCTCCTGACGGTCAAGCTCGCCTCCACGCACTACTACGACGGCCTGCCCACCACGGGCGACGAGACCGGCCGCGCCTTCCGCGACGTCGAGCTGGAGAAGCAGCTGCTCGAAGAGACCCGCAAGATCGGGCTCGGCGCGCAGTTCGGCGGCAAGTACATGGCGCACGACGTGCGCGTCGTCCGCCTGCCGCGCCACGGCGCCAGCTGCCCGATCGGCCTGGGCGTCAGTTGCTCCGCAGACCGCAACATCAAGGCGAAGATCAACGCCGACGGCATCTGGATCGAGAAGATGGACGACAAGCCCTACGAGCTGATCCCGGAGGAGCTCCGCAAGGCCGGCGAAGGCGAAGTCGTGCGCATCAACCTCGACCAGCCGATGAAGGACATCCTCGCCGAACTCACCAAATACCCCGTCAGCACGCGCCTGAGCCTCAACGGCACCATCATCGTGGGCCGCGACATCGCCCACGCCAAGATCAAGGCCCGCCTGGACGCCGGCGAAGAGATGCCGCAGTACCTCAAGGACCACCCGATCTACTACGCCGGCCCGGCCAAGACGCCGGCCGGGATGGCCTGCGGCTCCATGGGCCCGACCACGGCCGGCCGTATGGATCCCTACGTGGACGAGTTCCAGGACCACGGCGGCTCGATGATCATGCTCGCCAAGGGCAACCGTTCCCAGGCCGTCACCGACGCCTGCAAGAAGCACGGCGGATTCTACCTCGGCTCCATCGGCGGCCCCGCCGCCATCCTGGCCCAGAACAACATCAAGAGCATCGAGTGCGTCGAGTACCCGGAGCTCGGCATGGAGGCCATCTGGAAGATCAAGGTCGAGGACTTCCCTGCGTTCATCCTCGTGGACGACAAGGGCAACGATTTCTTCAGGCAACTCGGACTCTAA
- a CDS encoding Peptidase family M28: MRKFILILTATLFAGVAVCAQDKVTKKVLELGRTDNRTMQHAEYIARNIGGRLVGTHMLNHAEDWVAEQFRSWGLEVTVQEAVEIGVGFDRGPWSGRMLSEDGMTLHFGTPAYTAGTCGPQKGRVLIEPKNEREFERVKGALKGAWVLLETGPTNGLALDASAAADSARAAQLAGGEKDVVVPMYRQMVDAGVLGFIRPAKLPMQVLYNRAMCFDLTMDTLPTACDILLDEHQFAIIRQKALDRQDFLLEFDIRNHFFPGPMKHHNILAVIKGTQRPDEYVMVGSHLDAYDIATGSTDDGQGVCVTMEAARLLAAAGARPKRSIMFCIWTGEEYGLLGSKYFVEHKTVPWGKISNYFNRDGGPLAATSIVVPPAMYDDFAKVCAPLTAYNPEIPFAVVKREGEPQERPAKAGGSDHAYFAMNGIPAIAFRESDVFGYDFNYRDIWHTEDDLIDKLIPVYMEHSAVVEAVTAYGLANLDHLLSRDGLYKE; the protein is encoded by the coding sequence ATGAGAAAATTTATCCTGATTCTGACGGCCACGCTCTTTGCAGGGGTGGCCGTCTGCGCACAAGACAAGGTCACGAAGAAGGTCCTGGAGCTGGGCCGTACCGACAACCGCACGATGCAGCATGCGGAGTATATCGCCCGCAACATCGGTGGCCGGCTGGTGGGGACGCATATGTTGAACCATGCCGAGGACTGGGTCGCGGAGCAGTTCCGCTCCTGGGGCCTCGAGGTGACCGTGCAGGAGGCCGTGGAGATCGGCGTCGGTTTCGACCGGGGGCCGTGGTCCGGCCGGATGCTCTCCGAGGACGGGATGACGCTGCATTTCGGGACGCCCGCCTATACGGCCGGCACCTGCGGCCCGCAGAAGGGGCGCGTGCTGATCGAGCCGAAGAACGAGCGTGAATTCGAGCGCGTCAAGGGCGCGCTCAAGGGCGCCTGGGTGCTGCTGGAGACGGGCCCGACCAACGGTCTGGCCCTGGACGCCAGCGCCGCGGCGGACTCTGCGCGCGCCGCCCAGCTGGCTGGCGGGGAGAAGGACGTGGTGGTGCCGATGTATCGCCAGATGGTCGATGCCGGCGTGCTGGGCTTCATCCGCCCGGCGAAGCTCCCGATGCAGGTGCTCTACAACCGCGCGATGTGTTTCGACCTGACGATGGACACGCTCCCGACGGCCTGCGACATCCTGCTGGACGAGCACCAGTTCGCAATCATCCGGCAGAAGGCCCTCGACCGGCAGGATTTCCTGCTGGAATTCGATATCCGCAACCATTTCTTCCCGGGGCCGATGAAGCACCACAACATCCTCGCCGTGATCAAGGGCACGCAGCGCCCAGACGAGTATGTGATGGTCGGCAGCCACCTGGACGCCTACGACATTGCCACGGGCTCGACCGACGACGGCCAGGGCGTCTGCGTGACGATGGAGGCCGCGCGCCTGCTGGCCGCCGCCGGCGCCAGGCCGAAGCGGTCCATCATGTTCTGCATCTGGACCGGCGAGGAGTACGGCCTGCTGGGCTCCAAGTATTTCGTGGAGCACAAGACGGTGCCCTGGGGCAAGATCTCCAATTACTTCAACCGCGACGGCGGGCCGCTGGCCGCCACGTCCATCGTCGTCCCGCCGGCGATGTACGACGATTTCGCCAAGGTCTGCGCGCCGCTGACCGCTTACAACCCCGAGATTCCCTTCGCCGTCGTCAAGCGGGAAGGGGAGCCGCAGGAGCGTCCCGCGAAGGCGGGCGGCTCGGACCACGCCTATTTCGCGATGAACGGCATCCCCGCCATCGCCTTCCGGGAGAGCGACGTCTTCGGCTATGATTTCAACTACCGGGACATCTGGCACACCGAGGACGACCTCATCGACAAGCTGATCCCCGTCTATATGGAGCATTCCGCCGTGGTCGAGGCTGTCACGGCCTACGGCCTCGCCAACCTGGACCACCTCCTCTCCCGCGACGGCCTCTATAAGGAATAG
- a CDS encoding putative metalloprotease — MKRILTLLLSAAIACSCSTLSKINWDYNHLASAGGKAITAAMISDEQVTELCRQSVAYTDAQTPLAPAKYQQRLAKIMQNIKQVDGKPINYKVYRSNEVNACAYGDGSVRVNSALMDLMDDDELLAVIGHELGHVANKDSMKAMKRAYLGSAAREAIFAAGGYGQLAGTVLGDISEAYVNAQFSQKQESNADEYGFQFTVDQGRDPYSMARSLEKLNSLSSGQQSSTLAKMFSSHPDSAQRAAKMRKKADKLTGKQ, encoded by the coding sequence ATGAAACGCATTCTCACCCTGTTGCTCAGCGCGGCGATAGCCTGCAGCTGCAGCACCCTGTCCAAGATTAACTGGGACTACAACCACCTGGCGAGCGCCGGCGGCAAGGCCATCACGGCCGCGATGATCTCGGACGAGCAGGTGACCGAACTCTGCCGCCAGTCCGTCGCCTACACCGACGCCCAGACGCCCCTCGCCCCCGCCAAATACCAGCAGCGCCTCGCCAAGATCATGCAGAACATCAAGCAGGTGGACGGCAAGCCGATCAACTACAAGGTATACCGTTCCAACGAAGTCAACGCCTGCGCCTACGGCGACGGCTCCGTGCGCGTCAACTCCGCACTGATGGACCTGATGGACGACGACGAGCTGCTCGCCGTGATCGGGCACGAACTCGGCCACGTGGCCAACAAAGACTCGATGAAGGCGATGAAGCGGGCCTACCTGGGCTCCGCCGCGCGCGAGGCCATCTTCGCCGCAGGCGGCTATGGCCAGCTGGCGGGCACCGTGCTCGGCGACATCTCCGAGGCCTACGTCAACGCCCAGTTCTCCCAGAAGCAGGAATCCAACGCCGACGAATACGGCTTCCAGTTCACGGTGGACCAGGGCCGCGACCCCTATAGCATGGCCCGCTCCCTGGAGAAGCTCAATTCCCTCTCCTCCGGCCAGCAGAGTTCCACGCTGGCGAAGATGTTCTCCTCCCATCCCGACAGCGCGCAGCGCGCCGCCAAGATGCGCAAGAAGGCCGACAAGCTCACCGGCAAGCAATAA
- a CDS encoding glutamate racemase (manually curated): protein MAVIGLFDSGSGGLSVLREIRKVLPSGRFIYYADNAHCPYGEKSAAYIQDRARAITRLLLDKGAEVIVVACNTATGAAIATLREEFDVPFVGMEPAIKPAALGTRSGVIGVLATAGTLKASKYLNTKGLYENDVRIEEHVGEGFVQLVESLQLDGPEAERVVRASLQPLLDAGADTIVLGCTHYPFLLPVIRRVAGPGVQVIDPAPAVARQLMHILQERGIAGAAPAPGVELLSSGDPASLHALAATL, encoded by the coding sequence GTGGCAGTCATTGGACTTTTCGATTCCGGTTCGGGAGGACTTTCAGTATTGCGAGAAATACGGAAGGTCCTCCCTTCCGGGCGTTTTATCTACTATGCAGACAACGCTCACTGCCCCTACGGGGAGAAGAGCGCAGCCTACATCCAGGACCGGGCGCGTGCCATCACGCGCCTGCTGCTGGATAAGGGCGCGGAGGTGATCGTCGTGGCCTGCAACACGGCCACGGGCGCCGCCATCGCCACCCTGCGCGAGGAGTTCGACGTCCCCTTCGTGGGAATGGAACCGGCGATCAAGCCGGCCGCCCTCGGGACGCGCAGCGGCGTGATCGGCGTGCTGGCTACAGCCGGCACCCTCAAAGCCTCCAAATATCTCAACACCAAAGGATTATACGAAAACGACGTGCGCATCGAAGAGCACGTCGGCGAGGGCTTCGTCCAGCTGGTCGAAAGCCTGCAGCTGGACGGTCCCGAGGCCGAGCGCGTCGTGCGCGCGAGCCTCCAGCCGCTGCTGGACGCCGGCGCCGACACCATCGTGCTCGGCTGCACCCATTATCCCTTCCTGCTGCCCGTGATCCGGCGCGTCGCCGGCCCCGGCGTGCAGGTCATCGACCCCGCGCCCGCCGTCGCCCGCCAATTAATGCACATCCTGCAGGAGCGCGGCATCGCCGGGGCCGCCCCGGCCCCCGGCGTGGAGCTCCTCTCTTCCGGCGACCCCGCCTCGCTCCACGCCCTCGCCGCCACACTGTAG
- a CDS encoding bacterial peptide chain release factor 2 (bRF-2), whose amino-acid sequence MITQEQIKDLQERVETLHQCLAIEAKRAEVKEKEARSQAPDFWDDPKQAETFLKGLSGVKAWVSAFDGARSAVEDLEVLQELDPEGTEIDDAYKQACSKVEDLELKNMLGAEGDNLGAVLTINSGAGGTEANDWSAMLMRMYMRWGERNGYKMTVTEEIEGDETGIKSCTIQYEGDYAYGYLKAESGVHRLVRISPFNAQGKRQTTFSSVFVYPLVDDSINIEINPSDIEWDTFRSGGHGGQNVNKVETGVRVRHLPTGITVENTETRSQQDNRQRALLILKSRLYDIELKKRQEKQAELEGQKKKIEWGSQIRSYVLHPYKMVKDLRTGWETADTQGVLDGDLNDFMKEYLMHN is encoded by the coding sequence ATGATTACCCAGGAACAAATCAAAGATTTGCAGGAGCGCGTCGAAACGCTCCACCAGTGCCTTGCCATCGAAGCGAAGCGAGCGGAAGTGAAGGAGAAAGAAGCGCGCAGCCAGGCGCCGGATTTCTGGGACGACCCCAAGCAGGCCGAGACCTTCCTCAAGGGCCTCAGCGGCGTCAAGGCCTGGGTGTCCGCCTTCGACGGCGCCCGGTCGGCGGTCGAGGACCTGGAGGTCCTGCAGGAGCTGGATCCGGAAGGCACCGAGATCGACGACGCCTACAAGCAGGCCTGCAGCAAGGTCGAAGACCTGGAGCTCAAGAACATGCTCGGCGCGGAGGGCGACAACCTCGGCGCCGTCCTGACGATCAACTCCGGCGCCGGCGGCACGGAAGCCAACGACTGGAGCGCGATGCTGATGCGCATGTACATGCGCTGGGGCGAGCGCAACGGCTACAAGATGACCGTGACCGAGGAGATCGAAGGCGACGAGACCGGCATCAAGTCCTGCACCATCCAGTACGAGGGCGACTACGCCTACGGCTACCTCAAGGCCGAGTCCGGCGTCCATCGCCTCGTGCGCATCTCCCCCTTCAACGCCCAGGGCAAGCGCCAGACCACCTTCAGCTCCGTGTTCGTCTATCCCCTCGTGGACGACAGCATCAACATCGAGATCAACCCCTCCGACATCGAGTGGGACACCTTCCGTTCCGGCGGCCACGGCGGCCAGAACGTCAACAAGGTGGAGACCGGCGTGCGCGTGCGGCACCTCCCGACCGGCATCACGGTCGAGAACACCGAGACCCGCAGCCAGCAAGACAACCGCCAGCGGGCCCTCCTCATCCTCAAGTCCCGTCTCTACGACATCGAGCTCAAGAAGCGCCAGGAGAAGCAGGCCGAGCTCGAGGGCCAGAAGAAAAAGATCGAATGGGGCAGCCAGATCCGCTCCTACGTCCTCCATCCCTACAAGATGGTCAAGGACCTGCGCACCGGCTGGGAGACCGCCGACACGCAGGGCGTGCTGGACGGCGACCTCAACGACTTCATGAAAGAATACCTGATGCACAACTAG
- a CDS encoding LysM domain-containing protein, with the protein MRGFRVLFLTFLLIPNILRAQADGEASAADTLRVPAGFSAEAGEFRQGKGVDVDTLDINDGRLLLVLRDDHTWYYIKNFKKMEGDETFVKDWVPNAINPFKTTLDSLPLRNSICLVDTASTFVCPNPTKVFSRFGYRHGRRHQGVDLPLRTGTPVVAAFDGRVRVSTYNKGYGNLVVIRHENGLETYYGHLSKREVEVGDWVHAGDQIGLGGSTGRSTGPHLHFETRYQGYAFDPEWIADYEKGELRKNVFVLRRSYLDAGSRYVPESLDEEDDVYGADEKIVEEEKRLAAERAAIRYYTVKKGDSLGAIARKQGKSLAAIKKLNPGINPDKLSIGQKIRVN; encoded by the coding sequence ATGAGAGGTTTCCGTGTACTTTTCCTGACCTTCCTTCTGATTCCTAACATCCTGCGCGCGCAGGCCGACGGGGAAGCCTCGGCGGCCGACACGCTGCGCGTCCCTGCCGGATTCTCCGCCGAGGCGGGCGAGTTCAGGCAGGGCAAGGGTGTCGACGTGGACACGCTGGACATCAACGACGGCCGGCTGCTGCTCGTCCTGCGGGACGACCACACCTGGTACTACATCAAGAATTTCAAGAAGATGGAGGGGGACGAGACCTTCGTCAAGGACTGGGTCCCCAATGCCATCAATCCGTTCAAGACCACGCTGGACAGCCTTCCGCTGCGCAACAGCATCTGCCTGGTGGACACGGCGAGCACGTTCGTGTGCCCCAACCCGACCAAGGTCTTCTCCCGCTTCGGCTACCGCCACGGGCGGCGCCATCAGGGCGTGGACCTGCCGCTCCGGACGGGCACGCCCGTGGTGGCGGCGTTCGACGGGCGCGTGCGCGTGTCCACGTATAACAAGGGCTATGGCAACCTCGTCGTGATCCGCCACGAGAACGGCCTGGAGACCTACTACGGCCATCTTTCGAAGAGAGAGGTCGAGGTGGGCGACTGGGTGCATGCGGGCGACCAGATCGGCCTGGGTGGTTCCACCGGCCGATCCACCGGCCCGCACCTCCACTTCGAGACGCGCTACCAGGGCTATGCCTTCGATCCGGAGTGGATCGCGGACTACGAGAAGGGCGAGCTGCGCAAGAACGTCTTCGTGCTGCGCCGCAGCTACCTCGACGCCGGCTCGCGCTACGTCCCCGAGTCGCTCGACGAGGAGGACGACGTCTACGGCGCCGACGAGAAGATCGTCGAGGAGGAGAAGCGCCTTGCGGCCGAACGGGCGGCCATCCGCTACTATACGGTCAAGAAGGGCGACAGCCTGGGCGCGATCGCCCGCAAGCAGGGCAAGTCGCTCGCCGCGATCAAGAAGCTCAACCCGGGGATCAACCCCGACAAGCTGAGCATCGGACAAAAAATCCGCGTCAATTAG
- a CDS encoding beta-glucosidase, with protein sequence MNRTCKLLLSSALFLAAAGALGAQPYPYQDKTLPAEQRAADLLGRLTLEEKASLTMHASPAIPRLGIKQYNWWSEALHGIARNGSATVFPQPIGMASSFDEELIEEVFTAASDEARVKYLQTADKVRSYQGLTFWTPNINIFRDPRWGRGMETYGEDPFLTGRLGMAVVRGLQGEGEAEGFLKTHACAKHYAVHSGLESNRHRFDAQVSERDLRETYLPAFKDLVTKAHVREVMTAYNRFRGVPCAASSYLVDDILRKEWGYDGMVVSDCWAIPDFYEKGRHDYVSTAAEAAALAVKNGLDVECGSSFLAIPEAVEKGLLDVKDLDRNVLRILTERFRLGEMDGESPWDELGPSIVEGTQHRALSLKMARESLVLLQNKGVLPLQPGQKVALIGPNADDEEMMWGNYNPVPKSTVTLLEAFQARVPELVSFRGCGILGAEFMPQFATDERMAQLMKLSPDELEEVAKQYAINISDVKAYIRRAKVLEAGFLPALDEADVLKRLEGVDVVVFAGGISPRVEGEEMPIQLPGFSGGDRTDIELPAVQRRLLQVLHDAGKKVVFVNFSGCAIGLVPETQSCDAILQAWYPGQEGGTAIVEALYGDFNPSGKLPVTFYQSVAQLPEVEDYNMEGHTYRYFRGEPLFPFGFGLGYTDFHFGAGHVRDGVLEFSVKNTGKRNGTEVVQLYVRKPDDPSGPNKTLRAFRRVTLMPGASTTVRIPLDDEVFTWWSESAQNMVPVHGEYELLFGSSSADKDLKKVHYRF encoded by the coding sequence ATGAACCGGACCTGTAAACTTCTTCTTTCTTCCGCCCTGTTCCTTGCAGCGGCGGGCGCCCTCGGCGCGCAGCCGTATCCCTATCAGGACAAGACACTCCCGGCGGAGCAGCGGGCTGCCGACCTGCTCGGCCGCCTGACCCTCGAGGAGAAGGCCTCGCTGACGATGCACGCCAGCCCGGCCATCCCGCGCCTGGGTATCAAGCAATACAACTGGTGGAGCGAGGCCCTGCACGGGATCGCCCGCAACGGCAGCGCCACCGTGTTCCCGCAGCCGATCGGCATGGCGTCCAGCTTCGACGAGGAGCTCATCGAGGAGGTCTTCACGGCCGCCAGCGACGAGGCGCGCGTCAAGTACCTGCAGACGGCCGACAAGGTCAGGTCCTACCAGGGCCTGACGTTCTGGACCCCGAACATCAACATTTTCCGCGATCCCCGCTGGGGGCGCGGCATGGAGACCTACGGCGAGGATCCCTTCCTGACCGGCCGCCTCGGCATGGCCGTGGTGCGCGGCCTGCAGGGGGAGGGGGAGGCCGAAGGCTTCCTCAAGACCCACGCCTGCGCCAAGCATTATGCCGTGCACTCCGGCCTGGAGTCCAACCGGCACCGTTTCGACGCGCAGGTGTCGGAGCGCGACCTGCGCGAGACCTACCTGCCGGCGTTCAAGGACCTCGTGACCAAGGCGCACGTGCGGGAGGTGATGACGGCCTACAACCGCTTCCGCGGCGTGCCGTGTGCCGCTTCTTCCTATCTGGTCGACGACATTCTCCGCAAGGAGTGGGGCTATGACGGCATGGTGGTCTCCGACTGCTGGGCCATTCCCGACTTCTATGAGAAGGGCCGCCACGACTATGTGTCCACGGCCGCCGAGGCCGCTGCCCTGGCCGTGAAGAACGGCCTGGACGTGGAGTGCGGCAGCTCGTTCCTCGCCATTCCGGAGGCCGTCGAGAAGGGCCTGCTGGATGTCAAGGACCTCGACCGCAACGTGCTGCGCATCCTCACGGAGCGCTTCCGGCTGGGCGAGATGGACGGCGAGTCGCCGTGGGACGAGCTCGGTCCCTCGATCGTGGAGGGCACGCAGCACCGCGCGCTCTCGCTCAAGATGGCGCGCGAGTCGCTCGTGCTGCTGCAGAACAAGGGCGTGCTGCCGCTGCAGCCCGGCCAGAAGGTGGCCCTGATCGGCCCCAACGCCGACGACGAGGAGATGATGTGGGGCAACTACAACCCCGTGCCGAAGAGCACCGTCACGCTGCTGGAGGCCTTCCAGGCCCGCGTGCCGGAGCTGGTCAGTTTCCGCGGCTGCGGCATCCTGGGTGCCGAGTTCATGCCGCAGTTCGCGACCGACGAGCGCATGGCGCAGCTGATGAAGCTGTCGCCGGACGAGCTCGAGGAGGTCGCGAAGCAGTATGCCATCAACATCAGTGACGTCAAGGCCTACATCCGTCGCGCCAAGGTTCTCGAGGCCGGCTTCCTGCCCGCCCTCGACGAGGCCGACGTGCTGAAGCGCCTGGAGGGCGTCGACGTGGTCGTGTTCGCGGGCGGCATCTCGCCGCGCGTGGAGGGCGAGGAGATGCCGATCCAGCTGCCGGGCTTCTCCGGCGGCGACCGCACCGACATCGAGCTGCCCGCCGTCCAGCGCCGCCTGCTGCAGGTGCTGCATGACGCCGGCAAGAAGGTCGTCTTCGTCAATTTCTCCGGCTGCGCCATCGGCCTGGTGCCGGAGACGCAGAGCTGCGACGCCATCCTGCAGGCCTGGTATCCGGGCCAGGAGGGCGGCACGGCCATCGTGGAGGCGCTCTACGGCGACTTCAACCCGTCCGGCAAGCTGCCGGTGACGTTCTACCAGTCCGTCGCCCAGCTGCCTGAGGTGGAGGATTACAATATGGAGGGCCACACCTACCGCTATTTCCGCGGCGAGCCGCTCTTCCCGTTCGGCTTTGGCCTCGGCTACACCGACTTCCATTTCGGCGCGGGCCATGTCCGCGACGGTGTGCTGGAGTTCTCCGTCAAGAACACCGGCAAGCGCAACGGCACCGAGGTCGTCCAGCTCTATGTCCGCAAGCCGGACGATCCGAGCGGCCCCAACAAGACCCTGCGCGCGTTCCGCCGCGTCACGCTGATGCCGGGCGCGTCCACCACGGTCCGCATCCCGCTGGACGACGAGGTCTTCACCTGGTGGAGCGAGTCCGCCCAGAACATGGTCCCGGTCCACGGCGAGTACGAGCTCCTCTTCGGCAGCTCCTCCGCCGACAAGGATTTGAAGAAGGTCCACTACCGCTTCTGA
- a CDS encoding phosphoserine phosphatase has product MIEIIQVNISGEDKPGLTSALTSILARYDATILDIGQENVHKSLTLGILFKTTPEQSGFIMKDLLFKASELGVQIRFTPITREAYDAWVARQGKHRYIVTLLGRSVSAQQIADVTDVIFRFGLNIDAIRRLTGRPPIDGVDESAAKACIEISVRGSLGPDGRAAMQDALMRLPKGGLDISFQKDDIYRRSRRLICFDMDSTLVHTECIDELAARAGVGDQVRAITAQAMRGEIDFTESFTRRVALLKGLDVSVMDEIAQNLPFNEGLERMMKILKMVGYKTAILSGGFTYFGKYLQQKFGFDYVYANELEIEDGKLTGRYVGDVVDGRRKAELLRLLCQVEGINLAQAVAVGDGANDLPMLSLAGLGIAYHAKPKVQANARQNITSIGLDGILYFLGLKDSQIDP; this is encoded by the coding sequence ATGATCGAGATCATCCAAGTCAACATTTCCGGTGAGGACAAGCCAGGGCTGACTTCAGCCCTGACTTCCATCCTCGCGCGGTACGACGCCACCATCCTGGACATCGGTCAGGAGAACGTCCACAAGTCCCTGACCCTGGGCATCCTGTTCAAGACCACGCCGGAGCAGTCGGGCTTCATCATGAAGGACCTGCTCTTCAAGGCCTCCGAACTGGGTGTGCAGATCCGCTTCACGCCCATCACGCGCGAAGCGTATGACGCCTGGGTGGCCCGGCAGGGCAAGCACCGCTACATCGTGACGCTGCTCGGCCGCTCGGTCTCCGCCCAGCAGATCGCGGACGTGACCGACGTCATTTTCCGCTTCGGGCTCAACATCGACGCCATCCGGCGCCTGACCGGCCGTCCGCCGATCGACGGCGTGGACGAGAGCGCCGCCAAGGCCTGCATCGAGATCTCCGTGCGCGGATCGCTCGGCCCCGACGGCCGTGCGGCGATGCAGGACGCCCTGATGCGCCTGCCCAAGGGCGGCTTGGACATCTCCTTCCAGAAAGACGACATCTACCGCCGTTCCCGGCGGCTGATCTGCTTCGACATGGACTCGACGCTCGTCCACACCGAGTGCATCGACGAGCTCGCCGCGCGGGCGGGCGTCGGCGACCAGGTGCGCGCCATCACGGCGCAGGCGATGCGCGGAGAGATTGACTTCACGGAGAGCTTCACGCGCCGCGTCGCCCTGCTCAAGGGCCTGGACGTGAGCGTGATGGATGAGATCGCGCAGAACCTTCCGTTCAACGAAGGTCTCGAGCGCATGATGAAGATCCTCAAGATGGTGGGCTACAAGACCGCCATCCTGTCCGGCGGATTCACCTACTTCGGCAAATACCTCCAGCAGAAGTTCGGCTTCGACTACGTCTACGCCAACGAGCTGGAGATCGAGGACGGCAAGCTCACCGGCCGCTACGTCGGCGACGTCGTGGACGGCCGCCGCAAGGCCGAGCTCCTGCGCCTGCTCTGCCAGGTCGAGGGCATCAACCTCGCCCAGGCCGTGGCCGTGGGCGACGGCGCCAACGACCTGCCGATGCTCTCGCTCGCCGGCCTCGGCATCGCCTACCACGCCAAGCCGAAGGTCCAGGCCAATGCCCGGCAGAACATCACCTCCATCGGCCTCGACGGCATTCTCTACTTCCTCGGCCTGAAGGATTCCCAGATCGATCCGTAA